A region from the Candidatus Brocadiaceae bacterium genome encodes:
- the pyrE gene encoding orotate phosphoribosyltransferase, with product MSLKTLARQLKNVALLTGTFTLRSGRTSHYYFDKYRFETHPGLLRAVARELAAMLPEGVQRLAGAELGGVPLATALALQTDLPFVIVRKASKGYGTDRRIEGPMEAGERVVLVEDVATTAGAALDAVEALRAAGAGEVSVLLVLDRQEGAAEAFAAAGVPCRALFTSESLGIAAG from the coding sequence ATGAGCCTGAAGACGCTGGCCCGGCAGTTGAAGAACGTCGCCCTGCTGACGGGCACGTTCACCCTTCGCAGCGGCCGCACAAGCCACTATTATTTCGATAAATACCGCTTCGAGACGCACCCCGGCCTGCTCCGGGCGGTCGCGCGCGAGCTGGCGGCCATGCTGCCCGAGGGGGTCCAGCGGCTGGCGGGGGCCGAGTTGGGCGGCGTGCCGCTGGCGACGGCGCTGGCGCTGCAGACGGACCTGCCGTTCGTCATCGTGCGCAAGGCCAGCAAGGGCTACGGGACCGACAGGCGCATCGAGGGCCCCATGGAGGCCGGCGAACGGGTCGTTCTGGTGGAGGACGTGGCGACGACGGCCGGGGCGGCCCTGGACGCCGTGGAGGCGCTCCGCGCGGCGGGCGCCGGCGAGGTGAGCGTGCTGCTCGTGCTCGACCGCCAGGAGGGCGCGGCCGAGGCGTTCGCGGCGGCCGGCGTGCCGTGCCGCGCGCTGTTCACGTCCGA